The following coding sequences are from one Romeriopsis navalis LEGE 11480 window:
- a CDS encoding type II toxin-antitoxin system VapC family toxin: MKALLDTHAFLWWVTNDAQLSQTAKDTIANPDNTIIFSVINAWEIIIKQGTDKLSLPEPAETYIPSRITANQLVVLPVQLPYILQVSSLPDLHRDPFDRLLVAQSQVEQIPIISVDRFIRQYPVSVIW; the protein is encoded by the coding sequence ATGAAAGCACTGCTCGACACCCATGCCTTTCTCTGGTGGGTGACTAACGATGCGCAACTGTCGCAAACCGCTAAAGACACCATCGCGAATCCTGACAATACGATCATCTTCAGCGTTATCAATGCCTGGGAAATTATCATCAAACAAGGAACCGACAAACTCAGTCTCCCAGAACCTGCCGAAACCTATATCCCATCGCGCATTACCGCGAATCAATTAGTCGTTTTGCCTGTGCAGTTACCCTATATCCTTCAGGTCAGTTCCCTGCCAGACCTACATCGCGATCCCTTCGATCGACTGCTCGTTGCCCAAAGCCAAGTTGAACAAATTCCGATTATCAGTGTCGATCGATTCATCCGCCAGTATCCAGTGAGTGTGATCTGGTAA
- a CDS encoding antitoxin family protein, with product MADLTVIYEDGVLKPTAPLSLREGETLQIRILEPEAPPPANQAALDLLRSWREEGDEQEQKETWEFLKQALDEDRLSDRLK from the coding sequence ATGGCTGATCTAACCGTAATCTACGAAGACGGCGTGCTCAAACCCACAGCACCCCTCAGCCTACGCGAAGGCGAAACCCTCCAGATTCGCATCCTTGAGCCAGAAGCTCCGCCACCCGCAAACCAAGCCGCTCTCGATCTCCTCCGCTCCTGGCGCGAAGAAGGTGATGAGCAAGAACAAAAGGAAACCTGGGAATTTCTCAAGCAAGCGCTGGATGAAGACCGTTTGTCCGATCGTCTAAAATAA